GGGTTACATAGGGACTGCGTTAGTTTAGCATGGTGAAACTTGTTATAATTTTTCATGGTGGATACGAGTTTTGGAACGTTTTAAACTATTATACTACTatgtactcaaacttgtatactcgccaacatttttgtttatagtattttaatatatgttgcaggttgataagtTTGGACGCTGAAGAAACGAGCtaggatgatgcttagaaactcaCCTAGTTAAATCAGGAATTTTGAACCATATTTGAATCTCGATGTAATTTGATACTTTGTGTGGTTGTGGTCGTCCTTGACTTATAGACAATGTTATGAATTTAGTTAATCTATATTGAAACTATTAATGTTATGGAAACTCTTGAGCAATCTGACTCGCTTTGTggcgcgccccgatgtttccgccattggttagGGTGTGACACATTAATCGTATTTGTTTGGTGAACCATATTACTATTATTTTAACTGTTCAATATAATTGGTTGCTGGATCCTGGTCACGcctcgcggtagtactccgcatgtggaatttgagggtgtgacatagCGTCAATCCTTCTTTATTGTATTTATGTTGATTTTTGCTGTTATTTTGCTCCTTTTGTgcatttaagctcttttgaccatgttaagtaaaaaggaacaaagaaacgagtttttttttttccaatattagtactgaAAACGGGTTGGTTTTACGCCATATTTGATATAATTCatatgttgtattttaagcaCATCACTAGTTTTTACCATAGAATAttagtatttttattatttttcttctGATGTGTATGGCTATATATAGCCCTCCCATTTGTTAATGAAAACACCCATTCGAAGACAAcgacaacaacaaccatacccggTAAATCACACAAGTAGCAAAGCTACTTACAGTGTCTGGGGAGAGTGGGATATAGACAGACCTTGCCTGTATCCCTatggatagagaggctgcttctagAGCGACCCCCGACTCCAAAACAAACAACATACCAACACACCAActcaaataatataaaaataaaagtcACCAATACCAAGAAAGGGATCAGAGAGTGACAAAATATAATGTAAAATATGTATAATAACATACAACATCATATGCGTATAAACAAAAGAAGGCAATTACCTGCAAAGTCACTAAAAGGATAAGAAAAATCTACGTCCCTAAATATACCTAAGACGCTACTAAAATATCCCCTATAAGTCTTTAACCCTAATTCTACGCCTCCACTAAGTCCTATCTTTAACCCATTCGGAGACAATAGAAGCTTTTATATTTCTTTtgaatttatattttatcactaCACATTCATATTACATACCAACAAAGTATTTACTTAATGGGGTTAGCAAGGGACCATCGTCCCCCGGAAGGAATCATACAAATGAAATAGCTCCGGGAAAAGATCGATTTGGATGATTCTGCGATGAAGCGGAGGGAAGTACTGTGTTTGGAGTGGTGATGTTTGATCTAGGTCGTTTATCTATGTATATTGCTTTTGGTTTTTCTCTTGACTTTCTTTTTCAGCAGGGTTATTTTCATTAACAATCCATAGCTTAGATTTATAGATCATGTTCAGATATTGACATACTATTGATAGAGTATATAACAAACACCTGAAAAAAATTGTAAGTTACTGAAGCTGCGAGGTTTAATACTGTTTAAATCACAAATAATAGGTTTAGACTATTAAAACTCGAAAGAAACTACACATTGGTAGctaaaacacaaaaacatatcCAAGATACTGCTTGTTCTACAGATTttgaataaaaaataaaataaaataacttttataacaTAAGGAAGATTTAATCTGTCGCATCACAGCAGCCAGAGGAGTCCACATAGTTGTCCTGAAACAGAACCTGAAGAGATGAACATTTGGGGTTTACAAATATTATTTAGTGAAATTTGTTTAGTTTAATGGACGTTCAAATTTAAGGCAACTAACCTGTCTCAACGATTAACATGTCCATTTCCCATATTGAATCCATGAGTCATTGTTATAACTGAATTCAATAATTGAGTGTAGCCTCCTTCAGTACCATTAGCACCAGAAACGGGAACTATAGGCAGTTGGTTAGCTGCCACAATCCTCTTCTTCTGTTCCTCAATTTCGTTTTTCAGCCACTCCATAGCCAGCTTCAACTGCTCCAGCTCTTGTAATCCTAGGTTCTCTATTGGAGCCTCCCACGGATGATTACCTATGCCTTGTTTGCTAATATTTGTAAGTTCCTCACTTTTGTTCTTCTCAACCTCCAGTTGAGTAAGCACATACGTGAGTTGCCTACTGAGTTCATAAATATTTGTATTTCGATATGCTTCAACAAGTTGGGAGTGGCTAGAACTTGGTTGTGAAGTTTGAGTGAGGAAACGATCACCAATCATCTCTACAGACGGATGACCAAAGGAGTATAGCTTTCCTGTTGGAGAGAAAACGATGATTGCGATTTCTGCTCCACACAAAATGGAAAGCTCACTCGCTTTCTGAAACAAGGTAGGTCGGCGTTTCGCGAATGCAACATATAAGTTGCTTTCATTCTCCAATTTTTCCATTTTGATCTTTCGACGACCATTGCCCTTTTTCGGTCTCATTGTAGGATTAAGCAACGAAAGTAATATCAGAATTTTATTTGGTTTTTATGATGAAAATCTACAAAGTTCTAGGATATTTAAAGGCATCATCTTGCCATAGAAATTGGACCATGAGCTGGACACAGTAATGATACGAGTAAATGTATTCCCATTTGGGTTTCTttaatatttcaaatgtaaatttAATGTAATATAGATAATGATTTTCCTTTTGAACACAGATATGGTTCATGAACATGTTTGTAAATATTAGCTAGGTTATAATATGTTCTCTTAACAACGGCTAGAATAGTCAGTAAATAAAAATTGTTTTTTCCCAACGTAATATCCAACAATAATATAATTACAATTGGAACTTCCGCAACATTAAGTAATATACACATATAAGCTGAATTTGGTGTACCACGGTTTTTGAGTGCATTGAATGTGTCATCTCGTTCTTTTAGCAAATTATCAGAATCAAGATTACCGTTTTTACTGCATTTGAAAGCTTGGTTATTTGGGATGGGTTTAACACCATTGATAATTGCTTGAAGAAGGAACATGAGTAAAATGAGAGATTTGATCTCCATTTGTGGTTCGAAATGTTTGATAATTGTTGTTTTTTCCAACGTAATATCCAACAATAATATAATTACAATTGGAACTTCCGCAACATTAAGTAATATACACATATTTAGTTACAGTTTATACGGTCAATAATAATGTGAAAAGAGCTATAACCGAGTACACAGATATATACGTTTGAATGTGCATAAAAATGGTTTGATATATTGAACATACAGCTTGTacctatttattttttattttttttttatctctGGTAGATGCATTATAGGTAAATTCATGATTGTCAACTTTTAGTATTTGGTTAACGCATTTAAAAGAGCTAGACtctttattattttaacaaattagACAAATAAACTACTTCAACTCAGAATTGCTCACATAAAATCACGATTATGATTATTAAATGAGTTAAGATGAACTTTCCAACCTAACATGACCTCGGGAGCCTAATCTTGACTCCAAACCATGCAATGTCATAATATGATATGAGTTAAGATGAATTTAATGTTACAAAAAGTTAATTAGCTATCATAAatttatgtatatgtgtataaTTTGGAAGGTTTACAGCATGGAGACCATGTAAATCACTATGgccttttattcaacaaagaACTAATAACAGAACCTATAAAAAATAAATCAATACCTACCAAAGAATGCTTCCTTAGGCGTTCTTGATGATGTATTTTCTTTTGGATTCACCATGGTCAGGAGTATTGTAGCACATTATTTGAAAGTTGCCCAACAATACGAATCTTATGTGTATTACTAAACACAACTATACGAATCATATTTCCCGGAATCGTTGTAGGTCCCAAAGGTCTCTCATATCACAACTAAACAACCTTAAGCAAACTACAACAAAGTAGTTATTGCAGAAAAATGATATTCAAAATCAACTCAATGGAATAAATTATGATTGTCACTAAttgcatattatatatataatgttttCATTATTGATCTAATTCGGATGATTCCAAAAGAGATATAGGACAAAATACAAGAAATACCAAAAGAGACAGCAGTACAATATAAAAAAATCTTTTGGTCAAAAGTCCACAATAGTTAAtctttggaaaaaaaaaaatctttcttGAAAAACTCTAAAAGGAGTGATTGTTTATGCTTCACGGATCAAGAATTTCCCATGTGTCACTCATCCACAACACTATTATGGTATGTACTACCATTAGTTGTGAGGCCATGATATAAACATGTTTTAGATTATTCCTCACTAATTTTGTTGCCAAGATAGTCTACGCATCTAGCATTGATCTTCACATACCCCTATGGTAGTCATATCATATAGCGACTACACTAAGCTTATAGACTTGTTTTC
Above is a window of Helianthus annuus cultivar XRQ/B chromosome 14, HanXRQr2.0-SUNRISE, whole genome shotgun sequence DNA encoding:
- the LOC110905408 gene encoding agamous-like MADS-box protein AGL62 — translated: MRPKKGNGRRKIKMEKLENESNLYVAFAKRRPTLFQKASELSILCGAEIAIIVFSPTGKLYSFGHPSVEMIGDRFLTQTSQPSSSHSQLVEAYRNTNIYELSRQLTYVLTQLEVEKNKSEELTNISKQGIGNHPWEAPIENLGLQELEQLKLAMEWLKNEIEEQKKRIVAANQLPIVPVSGANGTEGGYTQLLNSVITMTHGFNMGNGHVNR